Genomic window (Cryptococcus neoformans var. grubii H99 chromosome 9, complete sequence):
AGATAATGATATACAAGGAAATAAAACCAGAATTGGGCATATAAATAGGGGGTATCTAGAACGTTTATCGTCAAGTATTTCACTTGTTTTTTCTCATCAGACTCCCAAGCCTCTTCAGccccttttctttcacCGGCGCCGGCGGTGCTTCTTCGTCTACACCATTCTTAGGCAACACATTACCACTTGATCTGCTCGCGATTCCCATCATATTCTTCGCCCTAACACTCAGGCTTGAAACACTTCCGTTCTTGCCATGACTGAGTCCACTAGTCCCCAAGGGGCTCGTCAACGATCTATGATGATCCTTCTTTCGTGCACTTCCCGTTCTACTAGAAGTCCGGAAAGGAGGACTTGTAGATGTCGTGGTGCCAGCTTGAACGGGAGTTGAAGGAGTATTGCGAGTAGTAGAAGTGGATTCACGAGGTGTGTGGGTATGAGTGCTTGCACTATGGACAGTAAGGGGTTGGCCACCGGAGGAAGGCGATCTACCAATCCTCAAAGGAGGCAGATTATAGTCCTCCGAAGCTATCGTTGAAGTGATGTACGGTACCCTCTGGTCAAAGAAAGAACGGTCGGCGGATGAGCGATGAAAGTTGATCGAAATGGACGGCTGGCTTTTAATCGAGCTGTAGTATTTGGCGCGATCGGACGCGTCGAGAGCGaatgaagggaaagaaggaaaatgaTCATCCGAagaagcagatgatgaggggAAACCAGCCTCCTCAGCGAACGATTTGTATAGTTCTCATCAAGGAATAAGCAAAGACTACAATTCAGCGATTAAAAACTCACGGTTCTTCAAAATCTCGTAGAAGGCAACATCCCTGCATACTCGCTTATGCACTTCCAAACTGTCTTGAATTGCGCGCACGTATTGTATTATGGTGGCTTTGAGCTGCTGAACCCCTTCACAGTCTTCTGGGTGACTGTCCAAATAAGTGCCCTCAATAAACAGCTGGATGAATGGACGAAAATCAGTTACTATTGCCTGTTGACAGCCTATCATCCACATATCCACGTACCTTGCGATATCCCTTGATTCTCTCACTGACCGGTGAGTCCACGGCATTATTGATGGCTGTTCCCAAAACTTTCGATCTACAGTAATGTCAATTCGAACCTTTCCAAACCAACTAATCAAACTCACTCGGGCAATTGACCATTTTTCCCTCTGCTCGATTTTTGCAAACTCTTGATAACTGCCTGAACCTCCATTATGGCCATTGCTATGGGAGCAATCTGCTCATATCGAACGCTGATAATTTCGCTGCGACTGAGCACGCCTGGGAGCTCGTCCTTTGCTGCAAGAACATCAATCACTGCCCGCATGTTCGCGAGGATAACTCACTTATCAGTAAAGTCTTTTCTGTCCACGCCAAAGCCgtttccctctcccctgAGTCCTTCAAGTACGGTCTCACACTGCTGAATCTCCTGATCACATTCCATTTCCAATAACTTTGGACGTTGTTCGATACATTCTCCCCAAAGACAGGATTAGCCAAGTCAGGTTCGGGGGCTACAGGCATAACCCATATGACGGGGTTAGTACCACGTTTGATGGACTCTGGTGGAGGGATTTTGGAGCGATGGATTGTAGCCTGGCGATATTTGGTTTGTAAAATGTCGCAGCTTGCTCCAAATGTCAGTGCCCCCTCAAAAAAACACAAAAATTAAGCCACTTACAAATCCGTGTACTTTTGCCCTACCTGGGCCCTGATCACATAATCTTTGTTCTTATCCAGTGAAAGAATGTCGCCAAAGTATGCCACCCTAAAGTACTCCTGTTTTGGTCTCGTCACCTCCCCAATAGCCATCCACAGCTTCGCTTGATGTTCAAGAAGTTCAGTGATCATGTTAATGTCGTATGTGAGCCTTTGATGTTGAGTGATGAGCTCTTGACAAAGGTTGATGGAGAATTCATGAGCTTCGGCTTGCGCTATGAACGGTAATCAGAATTGTCGTTAGGTATATGAGATGGGCTTACCAAGATATCCCAGGATGTGATAGTAGATTGCCTGTTTTCTTGCAAACTCACTATGAGCAGGTAGCTCCAAATCGCCCCATCTTCCAGCATCCACCCAGTGTTCGTCTCCCACTTTCCAGTCATAGATGTCGGCATGCAGTTTCAACGCAAGCCCAGCTCCGAGCCAATCCTTGACGCTCTTGCTATTCTCCACCAACTTATGCACATATTTCACATACAAGCCTTTCCTACCTATCGCGCTGACAAAATTCATCAGCTGGTAAATAGCGGTGGCGCGTTCATCTTGCCACAGCGGGCCAGCAGGTATCTCCCGAAGAGCCAGCAGTAGGTCAATGAAGTACTCGGTCTGAGAGAGGAAGTTTGAGAGCTTGGTAGtgaaagatggatgaatTTCCGGAGAGGATTCGAAGATATTACGAAGTTCGGCAACGAAATAAGATTTCAGAGTGGGGTCAGACGAAGAGGGAGTGGCTTCGGCCGCGAACTACTCAAATATTCAGTTACACTGACTTCCACTACATTCCAAATTGTACTCACCAATTTATCCAGGGTCACAAAGACTTCTGTCTCTATAGAAGTGCGCTCATTATCCAGAAGATACTCAGCATATATCAATGAGAACAGTATTTCGACTGCCGTCTCACACAATGCATCGTGGCTTGATTGACACAACTCCAGTATCTTGCTTCCCAATCCGATGAATTTCGTCTGATACCCTCCCATCCTTAACGCGTGACCCCCAGGAATGTCAAGAGGCCATCCAACTGCCTTCCAAAGCCTCAACAGTAGCTTCGCACCGCCCTCCCTCAAATCTCCAGAGATGATCCATTCTGCTCGTCGACGTTGAGGCGTCTGGTCTTCCAAAGCCAACTCTTCAGATCCACAGAAGTCGCATAAGAGTTCAAAACAGTTTCGCCAGAGATTGGCATCGAATCCCTCCATTTTACTAGAGAAAATGCTGTTCCCAGTAGATTGAGGAGGGGAGGGTACGAATatatcctcttccattaCTGTCGCGATGCACTCGAGAAACTTCAGTAAGCCGCTGAAGCACATTGATCTCAGGGTAAGCCATTGGCTTGGGAAAGCCTCAAAGTTGATAACAGATTTGGCGAAGTCGAAAGACTGGATGAAGAGCTTTCCGCACGACTCTGCACCTTCGATGTCCAATGTTTCTCTGATCCATCTAATGATATTGCCTGCTGGAGTAGCCAGGATCATATTCACGGTAACAACTGCGCACTCTGCTAGCCCGCAATTAAACAGCTCTGATGCAGACATGCCGGAATCATTCGCATTCTGATGGCGTTtgatgagagatggaggtggTAATTGAGAGATGAGGGCGAAAGGGTAAGAGGTAGGGAAAATGTCGGGAGTATCTTTCCAGATGGTCGAAGTGATTGAAGAGCGTTGTCTTTGAAAGGCATCGAGAGTTCGTGGGTTGGAGAGTTCTGCATATGAGGAATAGAGTCCTGAAAGAAGGATCAGACAATACTCGATgttatcttcttcctgtcgCTTGGCCTCTTCATTCGCCTGAACTTGCGGGGATACGTAGCACTGTTGTAGCTTATCTGTCATCCACGCCAAACCCTACACTCTGTCATCTATCATCCTGCTATATGAGCTACCTCTTATTACTTACTGTGACAGCCAATCTATTACACTCTAGCCATTTCATCCGTCGACCATCCTTTGCCGTTTGATCAGCCTCTATGCCTCCGCTGTACTCATCGAATCGTCCAAGATGAGGTTTCAACCACCTCACAATGGCAGGAGCCAGCAATCTCCTGCTCTCTGACGTCTCAAAGATATTCTTGACGACCTGCAACAATAGCAATAGCTTATAGATAGCAATACTTCCTGTGGCGTACGAGAGAGTGTCGGCAAAGGCAATGACTATCTCTGCTATTTCAAGGGGCTGGAAGATATGGGTGAGATCGGGAAGAATATTGGAATAATGCTGCACAACCAAAGTCTGGGTACCGATGAGGCTCTTGTCCGGTGATTTCATGAGATTATTGATTTCTTTCAAAATGTGCTTGATCTGGCTCTGGAACTTTGCTTCAATATGCGCCGAGGGGACATCGGCCCTGATACTTCTCTCGCGATCCTGTTCTCGTGAACGAATGACGAACTGGAAGAACAGGTGCCAGACTTTCAAGAACAGTCGATAATCTTTCGTATGCGGCAAGGCCATTACTGACTTCATTGGGCGAAGCAGTTGAAACGAAGCAGTAGGAAAGTGAAATTGTTTACTGGTATAGATATGAAGAATATCCTTGAAGTTGGGGAAGCGCCTGTCATTGGCCATTGCGAGGACTTTGACCATGCCTTTGAAAACAAGGTCATTCAGTTGCTCTTGTCGTTCACTCAGGCTAGACACCAGGATACCAAACAATGAATCGAATATCCGCGGCACATAGCGGGaaatctcttcctcgtccacaAAACCAAACACCTTGAGCGTCTCGCAAAGTCCGATGGCATTTCCCGACTCTGTCGCAGCCTGCCAGGCGAACAAGGAACGAAGAGTCTCATCCTGTGTATAAACACTCGAGCAAATCCGGGTTCTGACCACAACTCTATCTCTCAAAGGGGACATACCCCTGAGAATCGTATCAGGCAAAACAGGATCTTGAGCCCAGCCCTGCGCACTATGTGGGGCGTCGAAATACAGGCTTGGCGTTGACTGAAAATTCTTCTCCATGTGGTAGAGCACAAGCTCATGGTCGTCATCCTTGACAAACATGTTCGCAGTTGAAATTGGAAGATAGGTAAAGGCGAAGGGCTTTTCAGCCTCATCCGCAGTCATTGGCCTGTTTTTACTCTTGGAACGGAACGTGAGAAAAAGGTGGCATTCTGACAACTGGACTGGGAGAGGTATCTTGACAAGTTCGTCGTACACCGGTTTGTCGTTATGGTGGAATACCATTGAATTCCATTGGGACATACCGGGTTCGCCTGATCCCCCTGCCATGATAGCATCTTCAACAACAGtcccatccatctttctcattTCCATAGTCACCTGCACATCACCGTTGTAACCAGGTGCAAcgtttttcttcattctcatagaaccagaggaagaagacggtgCATATGTGAAGGAGGCTGAACATAGCTTGATGTAAAGGTCATGTCGTGAATGGCCAGGAAAGACAACATCCGGGAATGAGAGACGAGATGTAAGAGGGATGTCCAGcaaaagagatggatgttCGCGGACAAGCTGAGGAGCTGGGCCGTGTAATGATTTGAGATAGAGAACGATACTCTGTGCTCTATATGATCGGATAAGTCAGACAAATATCTATAAAAGCCAAAGTGTTGGCTCACCTTGAAAAGGTCATGTATTGCTTGACGCGATTGTGAATCACATCATCAAACATTCCCGCAAaatccctctcttccctcggGACATAGATCTTCACACTTTGCTCCACCCCTCCGCCATCCCTATCCAATCCATCACCCATCAACTTGCTCATCGAAGGCAAAAGCATGACAGCCCAACCTAATGGTCTCCTAACTCTGACTTTTCCGCCAAATTCTGATCCTCCATCAACCGTACTGGCAGGTGCATCAGTGGTGTTTATGGTTGGTGGTCGATGAGACTCTGGTCCATAGCCAGAGGTGACGGAAAAAGAGTCGTCAGTAAGATTCATCAATGAATCACCCCGCCAAATATTGTGACCAGGGTCTCCGGTTTCTGAGATACCATACAGACTCGAGCGCTGGTCAGCAACAGAAGCTGAGAGAGATGCCAGCGGCATGCCATTGTCGGACCGCATCTTCATAGCCCCGTTCCTTATTATCTTACATACAAGGTATGTGTTTGGCGCAAGGTCTTCGACTTTTAGGTCTGTGAAAAGAGTTCTTAATCTCCCTAAGCGTTGTTCCGAATCGCGTGCCGGGGAGCCATAGTGGTTCAAAATGAGACAATACTCTTCCGAAATAAACCTCTTGTCGGTTTTGTTATAGAGGGAAAAGTACAATTCTGCGGTTTCACCGGGGGCACAAGGGTTGGCGATGAAGGCACGCAGGTCAAGGAGTAGGTGGTAGAATGACCCTGCTGGTAAGTCAGAAAAGTCACCCTCGGGGGATGTAAGAGTATGTCGCTGGGaaacttcttcttgagGAGTTGAAAAGACTTCGGCAAAGACATTGTCGAGAGGGATAATGTCAATATAAGCAAGCCTGACTTGGTAGACATAACAGCTTATCCCTCCCACCCATTTCGTCCCCCTATAGGCCCTTTCCCTATCGACCACTACCACACTACCGTCTTCTAAACTTCTTACAATGACA
Coding sequences:
- a CDS encoding cytoplasmic protein is translated as MTGTWQPLPYIHSGSVIYPFHPETSPPTPTTVDETSPKLPPLAPHHGLDDLSWAGDKPELSEGDLYHQRERNPYEIRLDIGDEFYAFEEYRCSVEEDGRGDLWYRGFVVQAVSITSLSPVIPSEATSAQTVSFPRPEPSVLTGIFPASVCHIRPGNENDTGELSVAYEKAIRAAEQRYRGIVEESDYNLRPLGTGILSEMHTVKEEDEDDAGLASRSQIFGLETVVVEVGSSEGRPADALSRKGSENGFPRPNRPKSLVLEQAKTVIEEDKDQPPLPKLTAGDSTVSGQQWPLIDEIACAIREWYSRLPTYLASREYRLFNTVTQHIDALFLGRRQLLSQMLSGDELVRVRRECVSRLVKCNVTQGLDVIVRSLEDGSVVVVDRERAYRGTKWVGGISCYVYQVRLAYIDIIPLDNVFAEVFSTPQEEVSQRHTLTSPEGDFSDLPAGSFYHLLLDLRAFIANPCAPGETAELYFSLYNKTDKRFISEEYCLILNHYGSPARDSEQRLGRLRTLFTDLKVEDLAPNTYLVCKIIRNGAMKMRSDNGMPLASLSASVADQRSSLYGISETGDPGHNIWRGDSLMNLTDDSFSVTSGYGPESHRPPTINTTDAPASTVDGGSEFGGKVRVRRPLGWAVMLLPSMSKLMGDGLDRDGGGVEQSVKIYVPREERDFAGMFDDVIHNRVKQYMTFSRAQSIVLYLKSLHGPAPQLVREHPSLLLDIPLTSRLSFPDVVFPGHSRHDLYIKLCSASFTYAPSSSSGSMRMKKNVAPGYNGDVQVTMEMRKMDGTVVEDAIMAGGSGEPGMSQWNSMVFHHNDKPVYDELVKIPLPVQLSECHLFLTFRSKSKNRPMTADEAEKPFAFTYLPISTANMFVKDDDHELVLYHMEKNFQSTPSLYFDAPHSAQGWAQDPVLPDTILRGMSPLRDRVVVRTRICSSVYTQDETLRSLFAWQAATESGNAIGLCETLKVFGFVDEEEISRYVPRIFDSLFGILVSSLSERQEQLNDLVFKGMVKVLAMANDRRFPNFKDILHIYTSKQFHFPTASFQLLRPMKSVMALPHTKDYRLFLKVWHLFFQFVIRSREQDRERSIRADVPSAHIEAKFQSQIKHILKEINNLMKSPDKSLIGTQTLVVQHYSNILPDLTHIFQPLEIAEIVIAFADTLSYATGSIAIYKLLLLLQVVKNIFETSESRRLLAPAIVRWLKPHLGRFDEYSGGIEADQTAKDGRRMKWLECNRLAVTGLAWMTDKLQQCYVSPQVQANEEAKRQEEDNIEYCLILLSGLYSSYAELSNPRTLDAFQRQRSSITSTIWKDTPDIFPTSYPFALISQLPPPSLIKRHQNANDSGMSASELFNCGLAECAVVTVNMILATPAGNIIRWIRETLDIEGAESCGKLFIQSFDFAKSVINFEAFPSQWLTLRSMCFSGLLKFLECIATVMEEDIFVPSPPQSTGNSIFSSKMEGFDANLWRNCFELLCDFCGSEELALEDQTPQRRRAEWIISGDLREGGAKLLLRLWKAVGWPLDIPGGHALRMGGYQTKFIGLGSKILELCQSSHDALCETAVEILFSLIYAEYLLDNERTSIETEVFVTLDKLFAAEATPSSSDPTLKSYFVAELRNIFESSPEIHPSFTTKLSNFLSQTEYFIDLLLALREIPAGPLWQDERATAIYQLMNFVSAIGRKGLYVKYVHKLVENSKSVKDWLGAGLALKLHADIYDWKVGDEHWVDAGRWGDLELPAHSEFARKQAIYYHILGYLAQAEAHEFSINLCQELITQHQRLTYDINMITELLEHQAKLWMAIGEVTRPKQEYFRVAYFGDILSLDKNKDYVIRAQVGQKYTDFCDILQTKYRQATIHRSKIPPPESIKRGTNPVIWVMPVAPEPDLANPVFGENVSNNVQSYWKWNVIRRFSSVRPYLKDSGERETALAWTEKTLLITKDELPGVLSRSEIISVRYEQIAPIAMAIMEVQAVIKSLQKSSRGKNGQLPESKVLGTAINNAVDSPVSERIKGYRKLFIEGTYLDSHPEDCEGVQQLKATIIQYVRAIQDSLEVHKRVCRDVAFYEILKNQLYKSFAEEAGFPSSSASSDDHFPSFPSFALDASDRAKYYSSIKSQPSISINFHRSSADRSFFDQRVPYITSTIASEDYNLPPLRIGRSPSSGGQPLTVHSASTHTHTPRESTSTTRNTPSTPVQAGTTTSTSPPFRTSSRTGSARKKDHHRSLTSPLGTSGLSHGKNGSVSSLSVRAKNMMGIASRSSGNVLPKNGVDEEAPPAPVKEKGLKRLGSLMRKNK